The nucleotide sequence AGCCAGCACGAGGAGAAAGCCCAAGAACTTAACATCTGCCATGGCAATGCTGTTTTTGAATGAAAATGTTATATCAAAGAGAATTCGAGAGAAATTCAGGATAAATGATGAATTCCTAGTAGAATTGAAAAAAGCTTTGAAGGAATACAAAGAAAGCAAAAATGTCAAAAAGATTTTAACTCTTATTTCCAGCCTTTAATCTGTCAACACCATATATTGCTAGAGGAATAACAACAGCCATTGCAATCAAACCTATTCTGGGATCTGCAAAATACTCAAAAGCCAATATTACGAAAACTGTTAACCCCATCATTAAGAATAAATCCTTGTCAAACAGCCTTGACTTAGCCAAGATGTTCTGTTCCCTTGCTATATATGCTAGATAAAATGGAATCCCTAGAGCAGCAATGACAATTCCAGCATATGTTCTCAAGATTACCGAAACTATAAGACCAATGAATAGGATTAAACCAATTCTATATTCTACCTTCATATTTTTTCCACCTCACAAAAAATGGTTAAATTTTAAATACTTTTAAAGATTCCCTAAATATAGGTGGTAACGTTATGAGTAAAATCGAATGGAATGAGAAAACTTTTGCTAAGTTCTCTTATTTGAGCGATGTAAGAATCTCAAAGGACGGAAAGCAGATAGCATATGTTCTTACAAAAGCAAACCTCAAAGACAACAAATATGAGAACACAATCGTCATTGAAGACCTTGAAAGTGGAGTTAGAAAGTTTGTAGAAGATGCGTCAATACCTCGCTTCTCTCCAAGCGGGACAAAGATGAGCTTTGTAAGACCTAATGAAGAGAAAAAGATAAGCGAACTATGGCTTGTTGATTTAAGATCAATGAGCGCCAAGAAGCTCATGGAGGTTAAGAATATCCTCAACGTAAGCTGGAGCGACGATGATAGGCGTTTGCTAATTACCGGCTTCAAGAGGAGAGAAGATGAGGACTTTATATTTGAGGATGACGTTCCAGTGTGGTTTGACAGTAAGGGCTTCTTCGATGGCGAAAAAACAACTTTCTGGATTTATGACACTGAAGGAGAAGAGATTTTAGACGAGTTCACAACTGATAAATTCTCCTCTGCAATCTGGCATGGAGATGAGATAATCTACAACGTTCCTCACAGAGAAAACAACAAGCCTCAGTTCTTCAAGTTCTACGACATATACCGCTATAAAGATGGAGAGAGGGAAACGATATTCGAAAAAGTTTCATTTGCAGCAATTGACTCCAATGGAAAAGAAGTTTTGCTCATAGGGAAGCCAAGGAAGGAAAAAATCAGTGAGCATGATTACCTCTACCTTTGGGATGGTAAAGAAGTCAAGCCATTGACAGAGCGCTTTATTTACAACAACTGGGACGGAAAGCTCGATGCTGAAGGAAACCTCTACTTCTTGAGTCCAAGAGAGGGGAGGGTTTCATTATATAAGCTCAGTGATGATGAGCTAACTCCAATAGTTGATGAGAACGCTTGGGTCATGCAGTTTGATGTGAGCAACGATGGAAAAGTTGTTCTTCTAAAGCAGACAGACACAAAGCTCAGCGAAGTGTTCCTCTGGGACGGAGAGCTCAAGCAAATAACTGATTACAATGGTCCAATTTTATCGAAGCTCAAAACGAGACCAATAAGGCACTTCCGCTTTAAGTCCCTTGATTTGGAGCTTGATGGATGGTATATCAAGCCTGACATCAAAGAAGGTGAAAAAGCTCCTGTTATAGTGTTCGTTCACGGCGGTCCAAAGGGGATGTACGGCTATTACTTCAAATACGAAATGCAGTTAATGGCTGACAAAGGCTACTACATAGTTTTCGTCAACCCAAGAGGAAGTAACGGTTACGATGAAGATTTTGCCTTGAGAGTTCTCGAAAGGACAGGCTTAGAGGACTTTCAGGATATAATGAATGGAATTGAGGAATTCTTCAAACTTGAGCTCCAAGCTGACAAAGAGAGAGTAGGAATCACGGGAATAAGCTACGGCGGCTTTATGACGAACTGGGCATTAACCCAGAGCGATTTGTTCAAAGCAGGAATAAGTGAAAACGGCATAAGCTACTGGTTGACAAGCTATGCCTTCTCAGACATAGGCTTATGGTTCGACAAGGAAGTTATCGGCGACAATCCACTCGAAAACGAGAACTACAAAAAGCTCAGCCCATTGTTCTATGCACAAAACGTTAAAGCACCAATACTAATCATCCACAGCCTCGAGGACTATCGCTGCCCACTCGACCAGTCGGTGATGTTTTATCATGTGCTTAAGGACTTGGGAAAAGAGGCTTACATTGCAATCTTCAAGAGAGGCGCTCATGGGCATAGCATAAGAGGTTCACCAAGACACAGGGCAAAGAGATACAAACTCTTCATGGAGTTCTTTGAGAGAAAGCTGAAGAAATATGAGGAAGGCTTCGACGTCGAGAAGATTTTGAAGGAAGAGAAGGGAGAGAATTGATATCACCCAAATTTCCTCCCCACAACGCCCAAAGCTTCCTCTACCCTCTTCACATTTTTGAAGCCAACTTTTCTCAACCTTTCCATAACTCCTCTCTGCAAATCTTTTCTCCTAAATTTCTTTCCGGGGTTGCCGACATAGTGGAAAATCCTTCCTCCAGGCTTAAGAACTCTAAAGAGTTCAGCATAAAACTCCTCACTGTAAAGCTCACCAGCCAATGAAAATCGCGGCGGATCGTGGATAATCACATCAAACGTCTCATCCTTAAACTTTCTGATAACCTCAAAAACATCTCCTTGAATTACTTGAATGTTTTGGGAGTGAAAGACCTCATAGCTCCAAGGATTTAGCTTAGCAAGCTCAATAACGTTTGGGTCTTTTTCTACAGTTATCACATAAGCCCCCCTCTTTGCGCTCTCTATTGCTGTGTAGCCCAATCCCATGCAGGTGTCAAGGACAAATTCGTCTTCCTTTGGCTCAACAGCTTTAATTTTAGCCCTTGTATCCCAAAGAGGATTTGTATCCTTAGTGCGATGCATCCTTATTCCATTAATCTCTATCGTTGGCGGGATCGTTGGAACAAGCTTGTAGAAGTGCTCGCCAGCAATAGCAGCTTTAAAAACATGTCCATTCTTCACGAAATAAACTGTGCCATCATCTTTTGCTATCTTCTCGATGATTTCCTTCTCAACTTCACTCCCATCAGGAAAAATTATCCTGTCTTCTTCAACTTTTATGACAAAAGTTCTGTTTGTTTTCCTCAAATCGAGGTTTAACCTAACCTCGCCCTTTGAGAGCAGAAGCCTACGTGCCTCCCTAAATGTTAAAAAATAGGCTTGAAACTCAGGCTTCAAGTAAATCACCTTAGAAAAACAAAAGAGGGGAAGTTTAAAAATCCATCCCTAACCAACAACCCTTTCAAAAACCCTCTCGAAGTTCTTGAAAGCTATTGCTTCAATTTCCTTTTTGCTGAACCTCTCATTCAACTTTTCCAAAAGTACCGGGATTTTACTCTCATTCTCAAATCCTTCAACGCTCTCTCCTTTCCAGCCTTTCAGATAATACACAAAGTCAAAGCCCAGGCCAACATGCTTGTATCCGGCTAAATCAACCATGTAAGCGATGTGCTCAACATATTTATCAAGCGTTGGCTTTTCTTTGTCAACAAAGCTTGGAATCGCCACAGCTCCGATGACTCCGTCTCTCTCAGCTATCGCCTTAATCTGCTCATCTGTCAAATTCCTCTTATTGTTACAGAGAGCTTTTGCATTTGAATGAGAAGCTATAACTGGAAAGGCTGTCGTTTCAAGAGCATCCCAGAAGCCCTTCTCGTTTATGTGGCTTAAATCGATCACTATTCCAAGCTCCTCGGCTTTTCCAAGAACTTCAACTCCAAAGTTAGTCAAGCCACCGTTAGTTCTCTCAAAGACACCATCCCCTATTGCATTTCTTAAGCTCCATGTTAATGTTAGAACCCTCAATCCAAGCTCGTAAAATATCTCAAGCAAGTCCAAGCTGTCTTCTATTGGCTCTCCACCCTCCAAGCCAAGCCATAGAGCAACCCTACCGTTTTTTATGGCATTTCTCATCTCTTCAACAGTGGTTACAACTGCAAACTTTTCGCTTTCAAGGACATCTTTGTAGAGCTGGTTTATAACCTCAAGTCCATATCTCAAAGCTTGATGCCTTCTATCTGGTCTTGTCCAAACTGCCATAACACGAGCTTTTATATGATCTCCAAAGAACTTCCCGAATTCACTATCAAGAACTCTATTCTTTCCTTCTTTTCGCATATCATAAATATAAGTGGGCAAATCAGAATGGGCATCAAAGATCATGCTATCACCAAGAGAAGAACGAGTTTGAAATATTTAACACTATACCTACAAAAGCAGCGATACCAATAAACCACCACTCCTAAACACTCTTATAAACCCCTCAAAACTAATAGTATTTCCGAACACATCTAGCTGATAAACGGTGATAAAAATGCTCACCTTAGCGTTATACAACTCATATGACCCTAAGAGACTCCATGAGGCACATTTAAGGGCAATTGCCAGAGCAGCTCCAATTTGCTATGCATTCGATTTTCACTTAGCACTGGTTGGATTCCCATTTAATGAGAAACCTCTCGACTTGGCAGAGAGAATATCTGAAAATACAACAATTGGAGAAGGAGGAAAATACCTTCTTGAGCTTGCTAAGAAAAATAAGTTCCATCTGTTAGAATTTCCAAAAAGAGGGTTTCCACCCCAATTTGGCAATATAATAGCAACAACCAGAAAGCCCAATGAGGATAAAGAAATAACTGCCATAGAAGTTGCTAAAAGAGCCCTAAAAGGAGAGAGCTTTATGTTGATTGTCGGCCTGGGAAGACACGGACTTCCAAAGGAAATCTTTAAGTTAGCCGAGTACCACTTGGATATAACAGATGGCAGAAGAATAAGCCTAGAAACATGCACTGCCATAGGAGCAATCCCGACTAAAATTAGAACCTTAATGGAGGCGCTAAAATGGATGAAAAGATAAAAAACTGGAAAAATGACCTTGCATTCATTATAATCTCACTAATTGTTGTATTTGCAATACATAACGGACTAAAAATAGTCCTGCACACCGATTCACCCCTTGTCATAGTTGTAAGCGGTTCAATGGAGCCCGTGTTTTATAGGGGCGATGTCGTGCTTCTCAAAGGGGTTAAGCCAGAGGATATAAAAATCGGTGATGTAGTTGTGTACAAAAGGCCATACACTAAGTATCCTATAATCCACAGGGTTAGGGCAATTGAAAAGCTTGTGTTGAATGGTAAGGAAGAGCTTTGTTTTGTTACTTGGGGAGACAACAACCCTGCACCTGATCCGTATCCATATGGTGGAAAAATTCTGCCGTGTGTTCCACAGGAGGCCGTTGAGGCAAAAGCTCTGCTCGTCTTTCCAAAGATTGGTCTGATTCCGCTGGAAATCAGGGAAAGGCTAGGCTTAACTTGAATATTTCGGGATGATGTGAGGGTAGGTAGCTGAGCTGTGATGACCTAATCGGCCCCTGACCGCTCAGTGGTGACCGCTTTCATCACCCTTCAGAAGGGCTTAGGCTTCATCATCGCACATCTTTTTAAGCTCTAAATTCTTTTTAATTTTGGTGATATAATGAGGTTCATTCCACTAATTATCGCCCGTCCTGAAGTTCAAATGGCAATTGACGAAGCCATAATGAGAGCCCGCATAGAAGGAAGAGTCGAAGACACTGTTAGATTGTATGTTTTCAAGCCAAGCTCAATAACTATCGGCAGATTTCAGAGTGTTGAGCATGATGTTAACTTAGAGAAATGCCAAGAGCTTAACATTCCAGTTGTGAGGAGGATAACCGGCGGAGGGAGTGTTTTCCACGACGCTTATGGAGAGATAACTTACAGTGTTGTAGTTAGCGAGGATTTGCATTCAGATTTAAGAGATATATACAAAAGCTATCGCTTGCTAGCTTCTCCCTTAGTTGAAGCTTTGAAGGAACTTGGAGTTAAAGCTGAGTTTTCTGGATTGAATGACATAACAGCAAATGGGAAGAAAATCAGCGGTTCTGCACAAACGAGGAGAAAAGGAGTCATTCTGCAGCATGGAACCTTTATGTATGCAACGAGGCTTGATATTCTAGCCTCAGTGCTGAAAGTCTCAAAGAAAAAGCTTGCCGATAAAGGAGTAAAGAGTATCTGGGAGAGGGTTACGACGCTTGAGAGGGAAGGGATAAAGCTCAGCAGAAACGATGCTTATGAGCTTTTAAAGGAGAAGTTTTTCGAAGAATTTCCGCTTGAAGAAGGTGAACTTACAGATTATGAGCTTGAACTCGCTGAAAAACTGATTGAAGAGCGTTATGGGAGAGATGAGTGGAACTTCATGAAATAAAGAGGTATGCTCCATGAAAAAGCTCAAAATTTACATTCCGGGCATTAAATTTCCCTCAATTTCACTCACTGGAAACTATTGTTCATTAAACTGTGCCCATTGCGGGAAACATTACTTGGAGGGAATGCTGAAGGTTACCCGCTCATCTTTAGTTGAATACTGCAAAAGCCTGGAAAGAGAAGGCTATGTAGGCTGTCTTCTCAGCGGAGGGCTTGATAATAGATTAAAAGTCCCCCTTGACAAGTTTGCTGAGGAGATAAAAGCTGTTAAGAAGAAAACCAAATTAAAACTCAATGCTCACGTTGGCTTCATTGATGAAAAAGATTTAGAGTGGATTAAATACGTTGATGCAGTCTCTCTGGATTTCGTCGGGGCTGATGAAGTGATAAAAAGAGTATACAAAATTGACAAAACTGTCAAAGATTATCTCAAAATTTTAGACATCTTAACAGAAAACGACGTTAGAGTTGCACCGCATATAACCATCGGACTCGACTTTGGAAAAATTTGGTGGGAGTATAAAGCAATAGACATGCTCGCTGAATATCCAATAGATGTCCTCGTTTTGGATGTGCTGATTCCAACGAAAGGAAGTGAAATGAAAAACGTTGAAAAGCCAAGCGTTGAAGAGAGTTTAAAAGTTGTTAAGTATGCAAGGGAAAAGTTTGATGGAGAGCTAAGCATCGGCTGCATGCGCCCTCTTGGAAAATGGCGCTTAGAGTTCGACAAAGGTGCAATTTCAGCCGGAATTGATAGAATAACGAATCCTCCGAGAAAAGTTATTGAATGGGCTAAAACCATTAGAGATGTTGAGATAATCTACGAATGTTGCGTGATGTAGGAGGTGAAAAACATGCCCTACCTAATCATTGAGCATCTTGAGGAGATAAGCGAGTGGCTCTGGCTTGAATACAAGCATGTAAGCGAGTGGTGGAAGGACAAGCTGATATTCACCAATGTTAGAGAAGATGAGAGGGAAAAGCTCGCAAAATTGGGAAGTGTTTTGACAGAAAGCGTTACAAAATTTCCCTTTGATAGGTCAAAGATTATAGTTCTGGATTTGCAGGCAGAGGAAGAGCTCAAGCCCGAAGATATAGAAGAGGACACAATAATCGTTGTCGGAGGGATTCTAGGAGATGCAGTACCGAGGGGAAGGACAAAGGAGTTCATAACTTCAAAGATGGAAGGCGTGAAAGTCAGACACATCGGAAAGCCGCAGTATTCAATTGATGGAGCTTCAATAGTTGCAAAGCTGATTGCTGAGGGGAAAAGACTTGAAGAGATTGAATACAAGGAAAATCCAACGATAAAGCTTGATGAATTCAGTGAAATCACTCTGCATTATGCCGTCCCAAAGCTGAATGGAAAGCTTTTGCTTACGCCGGGGTTGATAGAGCTACAAAAGAGGGAACTTGGATATTTTGATGAAGAAGAAATTAGCGACGAGGAGCTTGAGGAGTTCTTTGAAGGGAAGAGAGAGCTTTAAGATTTCTTCCACTTCTCACTAATCCTCTCTATCTCCTCACTAACCCTTTTTCTGTCTTTCTTATCAACAACCAAGAAAATTTCCTGAACACTGCCATCGCTCTTCGCTAAAAGCTTTAATCCTGTCAGTGTTTCTCTGACAACCTTAATCTCAAAGCCCCGAGAATCACTTGCGTAGATTCTCCCCGGGATTACTTTCTTAACTCCCTCTATCTCTGCAATCTCTTCCAGGACCGGCAGAATACCTTTGAGGAGATGATGTTCAAGCTTTACCTTGAACTTTCTTCCCATTTTGCACCCTCCAATAGTAAATATGTTTTAAATTAATTTGAAATTGACGACACTTTTATAAAGGATAAGTGGAGTCATTTTTATGGTGGTGTGAATGTTCCAAAAAAGGCATGTGTTCACCACATTAATAATGTTTCTGCTTGCACTATCTGCAATTCCTGGTGTGAATGCCTTTAACGGCAATACCATAATGCTCAAGATAGAGTCTAAGCCCAGCAATGCAGTTGTTATTATTGAAGGCATTAACAAAACGTTTAAGACCCCAGCAGTAATCGAGCTTCCAGCAAGAAGCTGGATAATAAAGATCTCCAGTGGCAATTATACTGTTTTGTACAATTTAACCCCATCTCGGGGTGAAAGGTTCATTAAGATGGTCGTTTATTTCGGAAGGATAGATTTAGCAGTAAAAGGCCCTTTTAAAAATATAACCGTAAAATACGGCTTCAACATAACAGTGCCAACAAAAGAGGAGGAATATGTACCTCCAGTTGCTGCCCCATTTTGGGATGAAGAGGTATGCGGTGGAATAATAATGTTCGGGCCGAGGAATCCCCCCATGGTCATATACAAATATGACAACAGAGATCCATATTATCAGCTCTTCCTCAATAGCACTCCTTCAATTGAAGAGTACAGAGGGAGAAAAGGCTGCAAAATGATAGAGATGATATACTACTTCGGCAATGACAGCGCGATGGCAAGAGGCTTTCCTTACCGCAAGGCAAGTTTCATAGTGCACAATTCTTTACTCTCCATAGACACTCAACCTGAAAATGCCACCGCATATATCTTTGACTTTCATCGATTTGGAGAGTGGTTCACTCCTTTTGATGTTTTAGTTCCTGTGATAATGGAGCCACAGCGGAATGTTAGCCTAGTTCACTACGACTTTGAACTTAGAAACCTCACCACCACTGTAATCCCCCACATCCCTGAACTCCACACCTACAAGATTTCCCTAGGCCACAATGGTTATCCTTTCTTTGAGGGATGGGTCGAACTAAGGCCTGACCAAAGCTATAACATAGGCGTAAACTTCAACATCCTTAAGTCCGCTCTAACTGTGAATGGAAACGAAGTGGAGATGCAGGTCCCAAAAACGAAGAAAATCAAATACTACCTCCCAAACACTACTCTGCTGGTTATTAATTCCACCGTCGCATTGGACGTATATATTGACGGAAGCTACGTCGGAAAAACACCATTTAAAGATGAAGTTCCCAGCGGAGAACACGATATACTCCTAAAATTTGGAAGCTACGTAGTATACCACAAGAAACTTAATATCGGTTATGGAGGGCGGTTCAGGCTAACGGTTTACACGGCTTACCTAGAGAGAGCCTTGAAGATAGTGCCATCATGATATTCATAAGAAAACCGTCGTGCTTTGCCTTCTTTTTGTTAATTTTGTCCAAGCCAGCCACAATGAGGCCAAATCTATTAGAGTTGGACGTGGAGAGGAATTCTACAACCAACGTACTCTTCTCTTTTAATAAAGGTCAAAGACATACTAAAAATTTAAAGGCTTTTATTGTTTTCTTTTCAAAATCAAGAGACTCAGAAAAAGTAGCAAACCCGGACCGCATATTTTGTTGTTCGCACGAGAGGCATTTGCTTCTGAGGAAGTTCTGACTGGACATGGACATTCGCTCTTGATGACAACTTTTGGAGCCAATGGCTTGAAGTATTTCCCATCTGGGAGAAAAAGAGGAATTGGCTTGAGGGTTCCATTGTACAGGAATGCATAGACTGGTTTAAACTCGCTCAGCTTGAAGTCATAGACCACGAATTCCGAGTTGGACAAGGGGGAGGTGAAGCTTAGTTTGCTTGAAAACGTGCCGTTGTAAATGCAGTATTCATAATTCATCGTTGGAGGAAGAATTAGCAGAGCATCTTTCATGAAGACGCCAGTTAAAAACTTCAACTCCTTAGAATCGTAAAGATAGGGCAAAAGTTCTTTGGAAGGTATTTTATAAGTTCTGCTACCATTCGAAAACACCAGTATATCGTTCTCAAGCTTTCCCTGAGTTACAGACGGTCGTTTGGTTCCCAATACAACCCATCTTTTCACAACAGGAACCTCAATCATTTCCGAATCGCTTAAAGCGAACCTCCTCGTCCCGTTGGGACAGCTGACTATAAGGTTTCTTGAGCTCAAGTCAAACGTGCACTTTGATGTTACAGGTACTTCTCCGATTTTTCTCATGGTGCAGCCCAGATGGTAAATGGTAAGTTTATTTGATGTCATGGTAGCAATGTATGGAAAAACGAACTTAGACTTCCCTGGTACATCCCCGAGCCTTTGAAAGCAGCCATTGTATGCCCTATAAATCACACCCGAGAATAGATACGTCCCATTTTCAGAGGCAAAAGCCTTGACATTGTAAGCATATGTCACGTAGTAGACACCACTGTCGTTTGCATAGAAAACGATGTAGTGGCAACAGTCCTCTGGAACCTCATTGTAGCAGCAAGGCTGGGGAGCACACAGAGGGTCTATCATGGTCGGAGTCCACTCAATGAGGATTATAACATCGTTACCAGTTCCCACAATTGAGGAATACACATAAGAAAAGCCGTCAGCTGAGGACAGCGGAACTATAAGAAGAACGAGCAGAGTAGGAACTAATCTATTCATGTTACCACCATTCGGCATTGAAGTATAGCATAGGTTAAAAATTTTGGTAAAAAGGTAGGTAGTCAACATACTCAAACATTCAAATTCTGCCTCAGAGATATTCTTAACTTACATTTCTTTTCAGCAAAGAGCACTAGGCCCTCTTCTTTACCTTTACTGCAACTCCTCTTCTCGCTTTAACCATCTCTTCACCGCTTAGAACAGCCTTTCCAACTGCAACAACCTGTTCATCTCTCACAACAGCAACCAAATCATCCGGTCTTATTTTGCTATCAGCCTCATTCACACCAACGGCAAACACGTCTCCCCTCAAATCGAAGTCAATCCTAACATAATAGCTCTTTGTCGCATCATATATCCTTTGCATTCCATAAGGAGCTATGCTTATCACACCATCTTGGAATGTTCCAGTTTGCCTGCCCTCGACGAAAATCCTCAGCATCCTTGAGCCTTTAATTTGAGCATCATCTGGAAGAACAGCAGCTCCAGCCCCAATACCGAAGTAGAAGTCAAAGATCTTCCTAATGTTCTCATAGAACCGATAAGTTCTATCTTCTTTTCCAGCCTTTAAATCTAAGCCGAGTTCTTCAAGGGTTTTCTTCAAAGCATTTAGACTTTCTCTTGACGTTGTGCCATTTTTAACGGGGACAAAAATTATTTCCTTTCCGCTCATTTCGCTTGCTCTCTTTGCAATCTCAACGTAAGCCTCATCGAGGTGAGCAACTATTGGAATATCAGGATACTTCTCAAGGGTTTTCGCCAAAAGCTCTGCTGCTGAGCTTATCTCTTCCTCACTCCAGTGCCCAGTGACAACTATATCGTACTTAGCTAGCCACTCCCACTCCCTTGGAACAACGCCGAAAGGACTCGTCAAGATGAGCTCGTGAATTTTATAAATTCCAGAACCTAAAGCCTCTTGTAGAGCTTTTCTGTATAGAGTGTGGCTCCTTGACCTTGAATAAGGCTTTTTAGCCGAGCATGGGAACAAAAGCAGAAGCTCAGCTTTTGGAGGGTAAAATCTTTCTATCACTCTCTGGTGCCACCTTTTAACTTCGGGTCTGCTTTGAGAAGCATCACTGATAAAATAGACAGTTTCCTTTTGAATTGGGGTGTACTTTTCGAGATAGT is from Thermococcus paralvinellae and encodes:
- a CDS encoding alpha/beta hydrolase family protein; translated protein: MSKIEWNEKTFAKFSYLSDVRISKDGKQIAYVLTKANLKDNKYENTIVIEDLESGVRKFVEDASIPRFSPSGTKMSFVRPNEEKKISELWLVDLRSMSAKKLMEVKNILNVSWSDDDRRLLITGFKRREDEDFIFEDDVPVWFDSKGFFDGEKTTFWIYDTEGEEILDEFTTDKFSSAIWHGDEIIYNVPHRENNKPQFFKFYDIYRYKDGERETIFEKVSFAAIDSNGKEVLLIGKPRKEKISEHDYLYLWDGKEVKPLTERFIYNNWDGKLDAEGNLYFLSPREGRVSLYKLSDDELTPIVDENAWVMQFDVSNDGKVVLLKQTDTKLSEVFLWDGELKQITDYNGPILSKLKTRPIRHFRFKSLDLELDGWYIKPDIKEGEKAPVIVFVHGGPKGMYGYYFKYEMQLMADKGYYIVFVNPRGSNGYDEDFALRVLERTGLEDFQDIMNGIEEFFKLELQADKERVGITGISYGGFMTNWALTQSDLFKAGISENGISYWLTSYAFSDIGLWFDKEVIGDNPLENENYKKLSPLFYAQNVKAPILIIHSLEDYRCPLDQSVMFYHVLKDLGKEAYIAIFKRGAHGHSIRGSPRHRAKRYKLFMEFFERKLKKYEEGFDVEKILKEEKGEN
- a CDS encoding class I SAM-dependent methyltransferase, coding for MKPEFQAYFLTFREARRLLLSKGEVRLNLDLRKTNRTFVIKVEEDRIIFPDGSEVEKEIIEKIAKDDGTVYFVKNGHVFKAAIAGEHFYKLVPTIPPTIEINGIRMHRTKDTNPLWDTRAKIKAVEPKEDEFVLDTCMGLGYTAIESAKRGAYVITVEKDPNVIELAKLNPWSYEVFHSQNIQVIQGDVFEVIRKFKDETFDVIIHDPPRFSLAGELYSEEFYAELFRVLKPGGRIFHYVGNPGKKFRRKDLQRGVMERLRKVGFKNVKRVEEALGVVGRKFG
- a CDS encoding dipeptidase, with the translated sequence MIFDAHSDLPTYIYDMRKEGKNRVLDSEFGKFFGDHIKARVMAVWTRPDRRHQALRYGLEVINQLYKDVLESEKFAVVTTVEEMRNAIKNGRVALWLGLEGGEPIEDSLDLLEIFYELGLRVLTLTWSLRNAIGDGVFERTNGGLTNFGVEVLGKAEELGIVIDLSHINEKGFWDALETTAFPVIASHSNAKALCNNKRNLTDEQIKAIAERDGVIGAVAIPSFVDKEKPTLDKYVEHIAYMVDLAGYKHVGLGFDFVYYLKGWKGESVEGFENESKIPVLLEKLNERFSKKEIEAIAFKNFERVFERVVG
- a CDS encoding DUF531 domain-containing protein, translating into MLTLALYNSYDPKRLHEAHLRAIARAAPICYAFDFHLALVGFPFNEKPLDLAERISENTTIGEGGKYLLELAKKNKFHLLEFPKRGFPPQFGNIIATTRKPNEDKEITAIEVAKRALKGESFMLIVGLGRHGLPKEIFKLAEYHLDITDGRRISLETCTAIGAIPTKIRTLMEALKWMKR
- a CDS encoding signal peptidase I, giving the protein MDEKIKNWKNDLAFIIISLIVVFAIHNGLKIVLHTDSPLVIVVSGSMEPVFYRGDVVLLKGVKPEDIKIGDVVVYKRPYTKYPIIHRVRAIEKLVLNGKEELCFVTWGDNNPAPDPYPYGGKILPCVPQEAVEAKALLVFPKIGLIPLEIRERLGLT
- a CDS encoding lipoate--protein ligase family protein, giving the protein MRFIPLIIARPEVQMAIDEAIMRARIEGRVEDTVRLYVFKPSSITIGRFQSVEHDVNLEKCQELNIPVVRRITGGGSVFHDAYGEITYSVVVSEDLHSDLRDIYKSYRLLASPLVEALKELGVKAEFSGLNDITANGKKISGSAQTRRKGVILQHGTFMYATRLDILASVLKVSKKKLADKGVKSIWERVTTLEREGIKLSRNDAYELLKEKFFEEFPLEEGELTDYELELAEKLIEERYGRDEWNFMK
- a CDS encoding radical SAM protein: MKKLKIYIPGIKFPSISLTGNYCSLNCAHCGKHYLEGMLKVTRSSLVEYCKSLEREGYVGCLLSGGLDNRLKVPLDKFAEEIKAVKKKTKLKLNAHVGFIDEKDLEWIKYVDAVSLDFVGADEVIKRVYKIDKTVKDYLKILDILTENDVRVAPHITIGLDFGKIWWEYKAIDMLAEYPIDVLVLDVLIPTKGSEMKNVEKPSVEESLKVVKYAREKFDGELSIGCMRPLGKWRLEFDKGAISAGIDRITNPPRKVIEWAKTIRDVEIIYECCVM
- a CDS encoding DUF2103 domain-containing protein, with protein sequence MGRKFKVKLEHHLLKGILPVLEEIAEIEGVKKVIPGRIYASDSRGFEIKVVRETLTGLKLLAKSDGSVQEIFLVVDKKDRKRVSEEIERISEKWKKS
- a CDS encoding PEGA domain-containing protein gives rise to the protein MFQKRHVFTTLIMFLLALSAIPGVNAFNGNTIMLKIESKPSNAVVIIEGINKTFKTPAVIELPARSWIIKISSGNYTVLYNLTPSRGERFIKMVVYFGRIDLAVKGPFKNITVKYGFNITVPTKEEEYVPPVAAPFWDEEVCGGIIMFGPRNPPMVIYKYDNRDPYYQLFLNSTPSIEEYRGRKGCKMIEMIYYFGNDSAMARGFPYRKASFIVHNSLLSIDTQPENATAYIFDFHRFGEWFTPFDVLVPVIMEPQRNVSLVHYDFELRNLTTTVIPHIPELHTYKISLGHNGYPFFEGWVELRPDQSYNIGVNFNILKSALTVNGNEVEMQVPKTKKIKYYLPNTTLLVINSTVALDVYIDGSYVGKTPFKDEVPSGEHDILLKFGSYVVYHKKLNIGYGGRFRLTVYTAYLERALKIVPS
- a CDS encoding CGP-CTERM sorting domain-containing protein; the protein is MNRLVPTLLVLLIVPLSSADGFSYVYSSIVGTGNDVIILIEWTPTMIDPLCAPQPCCYNEVPEDCCHYIVFYANDSGVYYVTYAYNVKAFASENGTYLFSGVIYRAYNGCFQRLGDVPGKSKFVFPYIATMTSNKLTIYHLGCTMRKIGEVPVTSKCTFDLSSRNLIVSCPNGTRRFALSDSEMIEVPVVKRWVVLGTKRPSVTQGKLENDILVFSNGSRTYKIPSKELLPYLYDSKELKFLTGVFMKDALLILPPTMNYEYCIYNGTFSSKLSFTSPLSNSEFVVYDFKLSEFKPVYAFLYNGTLKPIPLFLPDGKYFKPLAPKVVIKSECPCPVRTSSEANASRANNKICGPGLLLFLSLLILKRKQ